A stretch of Argiope bruennichi chromosome 10, qqArgBrue1.1, whole genome shotgun sequence DNA encodes these proteins:
- the LOC129988325 gene encoding 39S ribosomal protein L2, mitochondrial-like, translated as MSVLNILSLTLNLQKRLLTDTLKSTMVRVDCASVDSLVNHCVTAVRYAWRNERVFRKIRGGGRPVREGVVPPEKSKYGWRPVLPEDGQYTTRPLPIIKMGGRHPETGRVVVRTIGGGHKKQFRWVDYKREGPADGSVLEERVMQVRYDPCRTAWIALVASGDHKRWIIATDGVKVGDIIKTSSYIPRIPVRPVQGDAYAIGALPIGTVVHNIEVTPGGGALFCRAAGSSAQYIRKMDNKCLLQLPSKRQLLLDEKCMVVVGQVSNIEHGSIPIGSPNRLRAMGKRPRSGLWHRKDGYCGRKIRPPKSILDTLAEREKKPEFYNLTFKA; from the exons ATGTCTGTGCTGAACATATTGTCACTGACCTTGAATTTGCAGAAGAGGTTATTGACAGACACTCTGAAATCGACTATGGTGCGAGTAGATTGCGCTAGTGTGGACTCTTTGGTTAACCATTGCGTGACCGCTGTCCGGTACGCTTGGCGCAATGAGAGAGTGTTCCGCAAGATCCGTGGTGGTGGACGGCCTGTTCGGGAAGGCGTCGTGCCGCCTGAAAAAAGTAAATACGGCTGGAGACCCGTGCTGCCAGAGGACGGACAGTATACCACGCGGCCGCTGCCTATCATCAAAATGGGTGGAAGACATCCCGAAACAG GGCGCGTCGTCGTTCGAACCATCGGTGGCGGTCACAAGAAGCAGTTCCGGTGGGTGGACTACAAGAGGGAGGGTCCGGCGGATGGGAGTGTCCTGGAAGAGAGAGTAATGCAAGTCCGCTACGACCCATGCAGGACCGCCTGGATAGCTTTGGTGGCGTCTGGTGATCACAAACGCTGGATCATAGCTACAGACGGCGTCAAAGTTGGTGATATTATTAAAACATCGTCATATATTCCTCGTATTCCAG TTCGTCCGGTGCAAGGCGATGCCTATGCCATAGGTGCCCTTCCCATAGGAACTGTTGTCCACAACATCGAAGTGACCCCGGGCGGAGGAGCCTTGTTCTGCCGGGCGGCGGGATCGTCCGCGCAGTACATTAGGAAAATGGACAATAAGTGTCTGTTGCAGTTGCCTTCCAAAAGGCAGCTTTTATTGGATGAAAAGTGCATGGTGGTGGTCGGACAGGTGTCCAACATCGAGCATGGGAGTATCCCCATCGGCAGCCCCAATCGTCTGCGGGCAATGGGCAAGCGCCCTCGGTCCGGTCTTTGGCACAGAAAAGACGGATACTGTGGTCGCAAGATTAGACCTCCCAAGAGTATACTCGATACACTAGCAGAGAGGGAAAAGAAGccggaattttataatttaacgtTCAAGGCGtag